A genomic region of Alnus glutinosa chromosome 11, dhAlnGlut1.1, whole genome shotgun sequence contains the following coding sequences:
- the LOC133881196 gene encoding uncharacterized protein LOC133881196, which yields MDKKLREIIEKLEQRCDLLTEAAQHQHSGSTSRAGDLLQKSASPFADRVASFRLPEKFKVPDIKTYAGQEDPVEHLDNYRAHLELQGTPDEVACRAFPLTLSGNARDWYRRLPPKSIQSFDEFGKMFVTQFMAGVVRKKPAGTLMSIQQGRDESLKEFLQRFNQARLTTESLTEEFMHSALYQGIRKDGPLMADLARKPTRYLHEFMERAEEFINQEETLRALLGKTTGQTSNQGDKSKKKKEFHKKQEVLEPGVKKKFQDYNWTPLNAPIEEVLAAIKVDPMYEKPAEIVGTPHPRNADHYCAFHESKGHSTENCRSLRALIEKFIRNGKLLRFLAGQRGPPGFDRNPQPEEQRNQPQRYREEPRERMERPRDRDREPNYRPADRDRRERSRSQARLPGRENLREIHTISGGFGGGGDSSAARKAYARHLKEFEIYSVQRPPKMRKYKDLLIGFSNEDFVGVSLPHSDALVVTLAIANHKIHRVLIDTGSSADIILVPMKGPLVGFSGEQVLPIGSIDLPVMAGTSPQEKTVMVKFLVVEGRLAYNVILGRPALNDLGAVTSTPHLCMKFPTSSGVGVVRGDQRAARMCYITTLKAGHAESTAEEEK from the coding sequence ATGGATAAAAAGCTCAGGGAGATCATTGAGAAGCTGGAGCAGAGGTGTGACCTGCTGACAGAAGCGGCGCAGCACCAGCATAGCGGGAGCACATCTAGAGCTGGAGATCTGCTCCAGAAGTCGGCTTCCCCTTTTGCTGACCGGGTGGCCTCGTTCCGCCTCCCCGAGAAGTTTAAAGTCCCCGACATCAAGACCTACGCCGGGCAGGAGGACCCGGTGGAGCATTTGGACAACTACCGCGCTCACCTCGAGCTGCAGGGGACCCCGGATGAGGTGGCGTGCCGCGCCTTCCCGCTGACCTTGTCGGGAAATGCCAGGGATTGGTATAGAAGGCTTCCCCCGAAGTCCATACAAAGCTTTGACGAATTCGGAAAAATGTTTGTAACTCAATTTATGGCGGGAGTTGTAAGAAAGAAGCCGGCAGGCACCTTGATGTCAATACAACAGGGGCGAGATGAGTCCCTTAAGGAGTTCCTCCAGCGCTTCAACCAGGCAAGGCTAACCACCGAGAGCCTCACCGAAGAGTTTATGCATTCGGCACTCTATCAGGGGATCAGGAAAGATGGGCCGCTGATGGCTGACCTCGCTCGAAAGCCGACTCGTTATTTGCACGAGTTCATGGAGAGGGCAGAGGAGTTCATTAACCAAGAAGAGACTCTTCGAGCGTTGCTCGGGAAAACAACCGGTCAAACCTCTAATCAGGGGGACaagtcgaagaagaagaaggaattccACAAGAAGCAGGAGGTATTGGAACCCGGGGTCAAGAAGAAATTCCAGGATTACAACTGGACTCCCCTCAACGCGCCCATCGAAGAGGTCCTAGCGGCGATTAAAGTGGATCCCATGTACGAGAAACCTGCGGAGATAGTTGGAACCCCCCACCCGAGGAACGCTGACCACTATTGCGCTTTCCACGAGTCGAAGGGGCATAGCACAGAGAATTGCAGGTCCTTGCGGGCCTTAATTGAGAAGTTTATCCGGAACGGGAAGCTACTCCGTTTCTTGGCGGGTCAACGGGGTCCGCCGGGGTTTGATCGGAACCCCCAGCCCGAGGAACAAAGGAACCAGCCGCAGAGATATCGGGAAGAGCCCAGGGAAAGGATGGAGCGCCCCCGGGACCGTGATAGAGAGCCTAACTACCGACCGGCCGACCGAGACAGGCGAGAGAGAAGCAGGAGCCAAGCGCGACTGCCTGGTCGGGAAAACCTCCGCGAGATTCATACGATATCGGGCGGtttcggaggaggaggtgacTCAAGTGCCGCGCGTAAGGCTTATGCGAGGCACCTGAAAGAGTTTGAAATATACTCGGTCCAGAGACCGCCGAAGATGAGGAAGTATAAGGACTTACTCATTGGTTTCTCGAATGAGGACTTTGTTGGGGTCTCGCTCCCCCACTCGGACGCTCTGGTGGTGACTTTAGCCATTGCAAATCATAAGATACACAGGGTCCTTATCGACACCGGAAGTTCCGCCGACATAATATTGGTCCCGATGAAGGGTCCCTTGGTCGGTTTTTCCGGAGAGCAGGTCCTCCCGATCGGGTCTATTGACCTACCGGTCATGGCAGGAACTAGCCCCCAGGAGAAAACGGTTATGGTAAAATTCTTAGTGGTGGAAGGGCGGTTGGCGTATAACGTTATCCTGGGGAGGCCAGCCTTGAATGATTTGGGGGCCGTAACTTCAACACCCCATCTGTGCATGAAGTTCCCGACTAGCTCGGGAGTCGGTGTGGTTAGAGGAGACCAGAGGGCCGCCCGCATGTGCTATATCACCACCTTGAAGGCCGGCCATGCAGAAAGCACTGCGGAAGAGGAGAAATAG
- the LOC133881194 gene encoding uncharacterized protein LOC133881194, which produces MYLDVSPSAVSSALVREEKGVQKPVYFTSRALRGAEERYPRIEKLAFALIVSARKLRPYFQAHAIRVLTEYPLKKVLQKPDLSGRLVNWAVELGQFDIEFHPRAAIKGQALADFFLEFCNTPEPEDPVQHPPWIVHVDGSFQCQRSGVGVILESPQKQKFQYAIKLDFATTNKEVEYEAVLAGLAIAREVGALDVEIRSDSQVVVGQISGEFATQGDRLAKYLEKVHDLQSSFRTMTVTKIPRERNVQADALARAGSATDQEIARMKQQVLVQPNPSIDESLHMVLAAREREPEPEWASDVIRYLRSGELPSHREQAHKVKLRAARYTMVDDMLYRRGYSHPLLKCLSAPEANYVLREIHERICGNHSGARMLAIKAVRAGYYWPTMTRDSMEFVRSCDKCQRFARVMKNPPEKLTSVLSPWPFSK; this is translated from the coding sequence ATGTACTTGGATGTATCACCCTCGGCGGTCTCCTCAGCTCTCGTCCGGGAAGAGAAGGGTGTGCAGAAGCCGGTGTACTTCACGAGCAGAGCACTCCGCGGAGCGGAGGAGAGATACCCAAGGATAGAAAAGTTGGCATTTGCCCTGATCGTGTCCGCCCGGAAACTGAGGCCTTACTTCCAGGCGCACGCCATCCGAGTACTAACTGAGTACCCCTTGAAGAAGGTCCTCCAAAAACCGGACCTGTCGGGTAGGCTGGTCAACTGGGCAGTGGAACTCGGGCAATTCGACATTGAGTTCCATCCCCGAGCGGCGATCAAGGGCCAAGCACTCGCCGACTTCTTCCTTGAATTTTGCAATACTCCAGAGCCCGAGGACCCAGTGCAGCATCCGCCATGGATAGTTCATGTGGATGGCTCCTTTCAGTGCCAACGCAGCGGTGTGGGAGTGATATTGGAGAGCCCGCAGAAGCAGAAGTTCCAATATGCCATCAAATTGGACTTCGCCACGACCAATAAAGAGGTGGAGTACGAAGCGGTGCTGGCGGGCCTAGCAATCGCTCGGGAAGTAGGGGCCCTcgatgtcgaaatccggagcgATTCACAAGTGGTCGTTGGTCAGATCTCGGGAGAATTTGCCACACAAGGAGACCGGCTGGCTAAATACTTGGAAAAAGTACATGACCTGCAATCTAGTTTCAGAACTATGACGGTCACGAAGATCCCTCGCGAAAGAAATGTTCAAGCGGACGCGCTGGCTAGGGCTGGTTCCGCGACCGACCAAGAAATCGCAAGAATGAAGCAGCAAGTACTGGTTCAACCCAACCCATCGATTGACGAGAGTTTACATATGGTGCTGGCGGCCCGAGAGAGGGAACCGGAACCCGAATGGGCCTCGGATGTAATTAGATACTTGAGGAGTGGGGAACTACCCAGTCATAGAGAACAGGCTCATAAAGTGAAACTGCGGGCTGCGCGCTACACAATGGTGGATGACATGCTGTATAGGAGGGGATACTCACACCCCCTACTAAAGTGCCTCTCGGCTCCGGAGGCCAACTATGTGCTTAGGGAAATTCATGAAAGAATCTGCGGGAACCACTCGGGGGCAAGAATGTTGGCCATCAAGGCGGTGAGAGCCGGGTATTACTGGCCCACGATGACGCGGGACTCTATGGAGTTCGTCCGGAGTTGTGATAAATGCCAGCGGTTTGCCCGGGTGATGAAGAACCCGCCCGAGAAGCTCACGTCGGTCTTGTCACCTTGGCCGTTCTCTAAGTAG